A window of Clostridioides sp. ES-S-0010-02 genomic DNA:
CCCAGCTTAGTGGATTTGCTCCATCACAAATACTTGAAATCATAGTTGCTCCTTCAGGCATTTTAAAGCTTGCATTTAAAGCCATTTGAGTAAATAGTGGTGCTAAATTAGTTGCTATTAATAGCCCAGAAGTAATAATAACTATTCCTATTATTAAAGTTCTAAATACATTTCCTTTTGTAATTGGAACGATTAAAACAAGTGCAAATGGTATTACAGCTAAATCTGCAAATGGTAAAACTTTATTACCTGGTAATATAGCTGCTATAACTATAGTTAGAGGCACTAGTACTAATGCAACTGACAATGTAACAGGGTGTCCTATTCCTACTGCAGAATCTAAACCGATGTATATTTTACCTCTATTTTTAAATCTCTTTTCAATAAATTCTTGTGCTGCCTCTGATACTGGCAACAAACCTTCCATTAATAAAGCCGCCATTTTGGGAATTAGTATTAAAACAGCTCCCATAGTTATCCCTAACTGCAATATACCTTTTATGTCATACTTGGCTGCAATACCAATTATTATCCCTATTAAAGACCCCATTATTAAAGGTTCTCCAAATAGGCCAAATTTTTTTTGTAATGTATCAGCATTTATTTCAATTTTATTTATCCCTGGAATCAAATCTAATACTTTATTTACAACTATAGCAATTGGAACAAATGCTTGTGTAAATCCATGAGGAAGAGATATACCTGGCATCCCTAAGTATTCTTCTATCCCTGGGGCTGTTAAGTCTGCCATTACTAAAACAATTACCATATTTGCTACTGCTGCAAATACTCCCCACATAACACTTTGCGTAGCCCCTGCCACCAAAGCTCCTGTAAATGCAAAATGCCAGTAATCCCATATATCTACATCGACAGTTTGAGTTGTATTAGTAATTAACATAACTATATTTACTACAAGCCCTATTGGAATAATTAAAGCACCCACTGTTGATGCAAAAGCTATAGCTGATGCTGCTGGCCATCCAACATCTATTATGGATAGGCTTAATCCTAAGTTCTTAACCATTTGTTGTGTAGCTGGACCTAAGTTATCTGTTAACAAAGCTATAATAGTATTAAGACCTATAAATCCAACTCCTACTGTTAAACCAGCTCTTAAAGATTTTCCAAGCTTTGTACCTAATATCAAGCCAAAAATACATATTATTATTGGCATCATTACTTGTGCACCCAAACCAACAATGAAATTTAATATCGCCATCTAAATTTCCTCCTTCATTTAATTTTCAGTCTCTAAAACCGCAAGATTTTAGAGACTATTTCATTTAAAAATTCAAATTATAATTCTAATTTTTCAAGAACTTCTTTGATTAATTTATCCATTCCTACTCCAGTTAAAAAAGGCAGTCCATTTATTACAGGTGTTTTTATACTACTAGATATTTGTGTAGTACAGATTATTAAATCATAATCTGGTGCTTTTGAAGCTACCTCTACTACTTTACATTGTGTAATACTAACCCTATCTAATTTACCAGCTTCTTCTAATGCCTTCTTTAACTTGTTTATAGCAATTGTTGAAGTACATACTCCTGTTCCACATGCAACTAATATTTTTTTAGCCACATTATTCACCCCCATTAAAATTATTTTATTTTTAAAGATATCTGTAATTAGAAATCTTTGATAACTTTTTATATTTTTAATACTATTTTTGTATGTTTAATTATTCAACTTAGAATTTAATAAATTACTTAAACTTTCTTCTCTTAAATCAATAATATTATTTAACATATTTTCATCTTGGAATATGGTCATAAGTCTTTCTAATAGTTGTAATTGCTCTTGTGGCTCTTTAACTGCCAGCATAAATATAACCTTTACATCAATTTCAGTGTCATCTGTACCCATCATTATGAATTTTACAGGTTTATTTAATATGCCAATAGCTATCCCTGGTTCATTTACATGGACTATATCTGTATGCGGTATTGCTACTCCATAGATTCCTGTTGGCAGTCCTGTAGCATATTTTTTCTCTCTTGCTATAACTGCTTCTATATAACTTTCTTTTACATATTGTTCGTCAAACAAACGTTGTCCTAAAAACTTCAAAGCATCTTCATTACTTGATACCTCAATATCTTTAAAAATTAAATTACTACTGATTATTTGCATTGACTCCATCTAATATCATCTCCCTAATAAAATCTCTATCTTTAATGTTTTTAATTTTTTTAAATTCATCTGTTTCTATAAATGTAAGTAGAGTATTCAATGGATTAAAACATTTCTGGTCTACAGCTAGTAGAAGTATTATTTTTACTTTGTTTTTACTCCATACAATAGGATTTTTTAAGATAGCTATGCTTATTGCTGGTCTGATTACATCAATCCCATCTGTATGAGGTATTGCTATTCCGTCTGACAACTCAGTTGGAAATAAATTATCTCTTTCCACTACTTTTTTATAGAAATTTTTTGTTACATAGCCTTTTTCTCTAAGTTTTTTGCTCATGTATTTAAGTACTTCTTCTTTTGATTTAATTTCTAAATCTACAAATATGTCTTCTTTTTGGATTAAATCAGATAATTCATATTTTTTATTTGTTTTAGCAATTTGATTTGTATCAATTAAGTTATTTATTTGATTTAATTTTGTTTTATCATTAATGTCTACTAGGCTAAAAAATGGGATGTTTGGTATCTGAGGGTCAATTGTTCCAACTATTGCGATTACATTTTTTTCATTACTTATTTGTTTTATCTCTAAATCAAGACTTGGATATTCAATCATACCAATAGTCTCTATATCAACCTTTTCATTTATCCCTTTAATGCTTTCCTCTAAACTTTGCTTTATCTTGCAAGCTCCTCCTAATCCAGTAATACATAATGTTACAATTATAGGCTTTCTATTGTCTACTTTTGAGTTGTTCTCTTTGCTAACTTTATCTTTTACTAATGGCTCTATATTTTTAACTTCATCAACTATCTCATCTATTGTTAAATCTGGTAGAACTGCTCTTCGTATGACTTCTATACAGAGTAATGTATCAAATCTAGATATTGTTCTTATATCAATCCCTGTTTTTCCAGAGATAATATCTCCAAAGTACGAAAGGGAACCCATATCAACTAATATAATTACTCCTCTTCCTTCATCAATATCTTTTATTACAGTAGTAGCTTCTTCAATCATTTCTTCTGGCTTTTTCTCAAATGGCATATCCAAATACCTTGCATGATTAATACCTAATAACTTATTGGTAACCTCACATACAGATGACGCGACTCTTCCATGAGCCATTAGAAGTACACCTATCTTTTTTTGTTCAGAAATTTCTCCTCTACTACTCATTTTAAAATATATTGCTATTATACCTATTTCTTCTTTTGGCAAATTTATATTGTATCTTTCCTTTAAATGTTGTGCTACCTTTTCTGCTACAGAATACTCTAATGGATAGTTTCCTATTATCTCTTTTAAATGAGCATTTGATATTACTTTTCCTTCTTTTAATCTTTCAAAAGCTGCTTTTAAATGAATTGCTAGACATAAGTGTAGATTTGGTTCTAATGAATTAAGATACTGTGATGCTATTTTGATTACTTCACAAGTTAACTCTACAATGTATTTTCCAACAATCGGACTTATATCAGGTAAATTCTCAGTGATAGAAACTTTCTTAACTTGTTTTATGTACTTCTGAATACAGCTTTCTAATTCTCCTCCAACAATCCTGTTAATAACATCAAAGTCTAAACCTTGTTCTAATAAATCAATGTGTCTCCTTTCAGTAAGCTTGTATATTTCATCTGGGAAAGTATATATATCTTCATTTTTCTTTTCTATCTCAACTTGAAGGTCTGAATCTATAATTAAATCTCCATCTACATAATTTTCTATCTTTCCTCTACAATTTCTTATCCTTATTAGACCTTGTTTCACATACCCAGGTACATCTGATATATTTATAGTTACTTCTTTTTGTTTATTTGTAAGTTGATTTAATAGTCCTCTAGCACAAGCTACTTGAATATCACTTCTAAGCTGACCTACATTTCCTATACAATCGTAAAGCATAAGAGCTTTTAAGACATCTGATTTTATGTGTATGTTTGCTCCCATTCGTTGGGCTTCTATCAAGAAAAAATTGTTTATAATGTCAAATCTTTCGTTTAATGGTCTTGCAACTAATTCTGGGATTTCAATTGTCACAGGTATACGTCTTTTAAAGGTATTAAGTAAATGAGAATCTATTGGCTCAGAAGTTGCAGAAATAATCATTACATTTATTTTATTTGTAAGCTTTGTTTCTCCTAATTTTCTAACCATTCCTTTATCAATCAATTGAAAGAGTATTTCTTGACCTTCATAAGGCAATCTATGTATTTCATCTATAAACAATATACCCCCATCTGCTTTTGATACTAATCCTTCTTTAGTTTCATCAGCTCCTGTAAAAGCACCCTTAACATGACCAAATAATTGAGATAACAAAAGTTGTGGATTTTCTGAGTAGTCTGCTGCATTGAAAACTATAAACGGTGCATTTTTAGGAAATCTAGATGATTCTACTGCAAAGTTATACATGCACTCTGCTAACTCGCTTTTTCCAACACCAGTTGGACCCATAATAATAGTATGCAACCCATGGGGAGGATAAAGTATAGCTGCCTTAGCTAATTTGACGATTGTACTTAAACTTCCAGTACTTCCTATTAATTTATCAAAGGCCACATCTATTTTTTCTTCTTTAGCATTTAGTTCCTCTTTTTTATCATCATTTTCTTTATCATGTTTTAAATCACCAGAATCTTGGATTTCTTTTAAATACTGTATAACTGTAAATCTTGATACAGTAAATCCAATACTATTTAATCTTCTTGTTATATCATTTTTATTTATATTTTTTTCTTCTTTTACAATATCTTTTATAGCTTTAATCAAAACAACTTTTCTTCTTTGTCTAGAATCTTCTATTTTTAATTCATTTCTTAAAAAGGTAACGTCTTCTCTTCGAATATTTAACATACTTGAAATTGCTTCATCTGTTAAAGGATTTTTCTTATCTTCATTTTCAATTAAGCTTTTTATTCTTTGCCTCATTTCTAA
This region includes:
- a CDS encoding PTS sugar transporter subunit IIB, translating into MGVNNVAKKILVACGTGVCTSTIAINKLKKALEEAGKLDRVSITQCKVVEVASKAPDYDLIICTTQISSSIKTPVINGLPFLTGVGMDKLIKEVLEKLEL
- a CDS encoding PTS sugar transporter subunit IIA encodes the protein MESMQIISSNLIFKDIEVSSNEDALKFLGQRLFDEQYVKESYIEAVIAREKKYATGLPTGIYGVAIPHTDIVHVNEPGIAIGILNKPVKFIMMGTDDTEIDVKVIFMLAVKEPQEQLQLLERLMTIFQDENMLNNIIDLREESLSNLLNSKLNN
- a CDS encoding PTS galactitol transporter subunit IIC (with GatAB forms a phosphoenolpyruvate-dependent sugar phosphotransferase transporter for galactitol; subunit IIC forms the translocation channel and contains the substrate binding site), with protein sequence MAILNFIVGLGAQVMMPIIICIFGLILGTKLGKSLRAGLTVGVGFIGLNTIIALLTDNLGPATQQMVKNLGLSLSIIDVGWPAASAIAFASTVGALIIPIGLVVNIVMLITNTTQTVDVDIWDYWHFAFTGALVAGATQSVMWGVFAAVANMVIVLVMADLTAPGIEEYLGMPGISLPHGFTQAFVPIAIVVNKVLDLIPGINKIEINADTLQKKFGLFGEPLIMGSLIGIIIGIAAKYDIKGILQLGITMGAVLILIPKMAALLMEGLLPVSEAAQEFIEKRFKNRGKIYIGLDSAVGIGHPVTLSVALVLVPLTIVIAAILPGNKVLPFADLAVIPFALVLIVPITKGNVFRTLIIGIVIITSGLLIATNLAPLFTQMALNASFKMPEGATMISSICDGANPLSWVFVKIMNYKVIGGIILAVIALGMAIYNRSRIIKENKVLSTQDEA
- a CDS encoding sigma 54-interacting transcriptional regulator; this encodes MRQRIKSLIENEDKKNPLTDEAISSMLNIRREDVTFLRNELKIEDSRQRRKVVLIKAIKDIVKEEKNINKNDITRRLNSIGFTVSRFTVIQYLKEIQDSGDLKHDKENDDKKEELNAKEEKIDVAFDKLIGSTGSLSTIVKLAKAAILYPPHGLHTIIMGPTGVGKSELAECMYNFAVESSRFPKNAPFIVFNAADYSENPQLLLSQLFGHVKGAFTGADETKEGLVSKADGGILFIDEIHRLPYEGQEILFQLIDKGMVRKLGETKLTNKINVMIISATSEPIDSHLLNTFKRRIPVTIEIPELVARPLNERFDIINNFFLIEAQRMGANIHIKSDVLKALMLYDCIGNVGQLRSDIQVACARGLLNQLTNKQKEVTINISDVPGYVKQGLIRIRNCRGKIENYVDGDLIIDSDLQVEIEKKNEDIYTFPDEIYKLTERRHIDLLEQGLDFDVINRIVGGELESCIQKYIKQVKKVSITENLPDISPIVGKYIVELTCEVIKIASQYLNSLEPNLHLCLAIHLKAAFERLKEGKVISNAHLKEIIGNYPLEYSVAEKVAQHLKERYNINLPKEEIGIIAIYFKMSSRGEISEQKKIGVLLMAHGRVASSVCEVTNKLLGINHARYLDMPFEKKPEEMIEEATTVIKDIDEGRGVIILVDMGSLSYFGDIISGKTGIDIRTISRFDTLLCIEVIRRAVLPDLTIDEIVDEVKNIEPLVKDKVSKENNSKVDNRKPIIVTLCITGLGGACKIKQSLEESIKGINEKVDIETIGMIEYPSLDLEIKQISNEKNVIAIVGTIDPQIPNIPFFSLVDINDKTKLNQINNLIDTNQIAKTNKKYELSDLIQKEDIFVDLEIKSKEEVLKYMSKKLREKGYVTKNFYKKVVERDNLFPTELSDGIAIPHTDGIDVIRPAISIAILKNPIVWSKNKVKIILLLAVDQKCFNPLNTLLTFIETDEFKKIKNIKDRDFIREMILDGVNANNQ